The genomic region CGTTTCTTCCAATCTTCCTTGAGAACCGTTTCTAGTATCGGAAAGAGTTTATCCTCTGCAATTCTTTGCTCTTGCTTGCCAGATAAAAGATGACGAGAAGCAATGCGCCCTATCGTCCACCAAGCGGTATCTGGCTCAGAAGTCTTTTGTAAACGCTTCAGCAACCAATCAATCGTGGTGACTTTATCTTCATTCGACAAACCCTCTAACGCGCCGACCAAACGAATTAAATCATCGCTGGATTTAGTCGTCAGTGCTTTCATCTTGTCACGAGAACGCTGCCCTGTTGGGGAATAGTATTGGCTAAACTGTTTAAACAAATGCGTTTGTTGTTCCACCGATAAGCCACCAGCAATACGACGATATAAGGTCCAATATTGCCCCCATACGGGTGCCGTATCAAACTGAGCGCCAGCTTTAGTAGTATTAACGACTTGTTGAACCCGTGCCAAATCATCCGCGGCACCAAAACCTGGGCGTAAACAATAGCCCATGAGCTGCAACCATTGTCGCTCATGCTGGGCGCTTTTGGTCCGACCCGATTTTACACTTAACAGTTTATCCACCAAACGTCGTGAGGTGGCAAGATTCCAATCATCTCGATTGCCTAACAACTGGTCCAAATCCTGTTTAAGAGATTTCACTAAGTCTGGATTTTGTTTTTGACCCGCACTGGAAAAACACTTAGCTAAATGCTCTTCAGCTTGCCCCATATTGGCATGCAACAAACCACTTTCATCAGCTTGCTCAGTCTCTTGTGAGGAACCCACATGGGTAGAGAAATCCAAACGCCACTGGTCTTTCTGATTATTGGCGTTTAACACCACTTGCAACACACCAACCTCGGTCATTTGCACCGATAGTGTTACCGCGGTTTCTTGGGATTCGATGGAGCCATCTAGCTCTGTCATCAAGGTTGAAATGTAATGCAATCCATTTTGATCACAAACGCTACCGACGACACAATCAATATGGTCATCTGATCGATATAAGGGGAACTGAACTTGCTGACCCAGAGTCACAAAGAACTCTTGTTCCAAGCGGATAATCTCACCTTTCAAGGTGTCTTTTGGCAAGATACCGACGAATTGATCTTCGCCAAGCTTCAAATACAAACTGTGTGCCACGCCACTTTCAATGCGTGTACTTTCGCCTGCTAAAGCGTTCAAATACATGGCCGCGCCTTTGGCAACCGCGTCGTTGGGTTCGTCTGCACTACAAGCCAAAATTGGCTCAGAAGACCAAGTATTGAGCTGCTCTAACAAACGCGACTTCAATATCGGACTATTAAATAAACCACCATTAAACAACACCGCATCAGGCATAGGCGAGCCTGTTGCTGCTTCAATTACAGTTTTATGCTGCTGCAAAAACGCCGCTAAATGACGTGTAAAAGCGGGATCAGATTCGTAAGGCAAACCCAAGGTGTGCATGGCGTAATCGCTCTTTTGCACCTTGTCATCGCTATTCACCATAGGAAAAAAGCCATTGTGAATTTGTTCTAACAAAGCATCTCTATAGACATCAAATTTTTGTGAGCCGCCAATTAAACGACTGCCACCACCAAGAACCGTAATACTTAGGGATTCCGGTGCGCCTTCACCTAACAAGGTTTCTTTTGCCTGACGAGTTTGTTGAACCAAAGCCGCTAAGCGCGTAGCTGACAAGGCAGAAATTTGTTTTGGATCTAACTGAAACGCCAAGGCTTGATCTAGATTATCGCCACCTAGCAATAAATGCTCACCTACGGCAACACGCTTCAGAGATACGCTACTGTTTGAAGGCGCAGACTTGATCGCCACCAAACTAAAATCACTGGTGCCACCGCCGATGTCGACAACCAAAAGCATCTTTTTATTCGCTAACGCAGCGAGCTTTTCGTCATCACTGATGTAGTGGTAACAGGCCGCCTGCGGCTCTTCAAGCAGATATAAATCCTGTAAACCTGCCAACTTCGCCGCTTCTAGTGTCAAAGCTCGCGCCTCTTCATCAAAAGAGGCTGGCAAGGTTAACGCGATGGATTGCGACTCTAGCGGTGCATCCGCAAAGCGATGGTTCCAGCTTTGCTTAATGTGTAATAAAAGAACTTTACTCGCTTCAAGAGGACTGAGTTTCTTTGAGAACTCACTCGCCCAAGGCAAAATAGCGGAGCGTCTATCAACCTGACGATGGCTTAACCAACTTTTCGCGCTTTGTATCAATTGTCCGGCTCGACGCTGGCCTAATGCCAACGCACCAACACCAACAATGCGCTCTTTATCATGATGGCGCCAAGGCAAAACCGGATCGATTTTACCTACCTCATCGGAGGCCAATACATAAATAGCACTGGGCAAATACGCAAACTCTTGCACAGAACCATCCGCCATCACTTGCGGAATGGGCAATAATTCTGGCGCATTTACATTCGAGTCATTTGATACTGGTATATAAGAGACAACACAATTGGTTGTCCCCAAATCAATGCCTACGCGATAAGTAGAAGGAAAAGCCGTCTGCGCCATGTATTAAGACTCCCTGACTTGAAACTCAATAGTCCAACTTAGGTCTGATTGGGTATCGTGTGCTTGTAACAGCAACAGCCCCAATTCAGTAACACGGGCCGTCAGATAGACTCGCACCATATCGCCAGCTTGATAATGACCTGCGTCTAATCGTACCGACAAAGGGTTCAATTCATTTAGCTGGGGAACAGAAAACGAAGCAATGACCTTACCTACCGATTCCACATTGCTGTTTTTCGATTGGAAGAAACGGAATGTCACACTTTCGCCAACCACAAGAGAAAACTCGTTCGGCAACATTTGCTCTTCTGAACCTTCCTCCAACCCAAATGATGCCACACAAATAGCATCCACAGGAGGTGCCATTCCAGGAATCGCTGGCATTGGACTAGCAACGCCAATGTAGTAGTTTGCCGCTAGGCCACTTTTTACTTTAACGCCGCCTTCAGCTTGCACTTGGGCATAATATGTCGCGCCTTTAGCAACCGCATGGTCCAAATGAGACGGCGTTAACACAGTTAATTCGCGGCCACTCAACGACTCGGCCAGCATAGAAGCCAAACGGGTTTCTAGGGTATTGCGAATGACACTGGCATTGAACACACCACCGTTTAACAACACCTTGCTTGGTTTCACATCATGCTGAGCTAAGAATTCGCTGATGTGGCGAGTGATCGCTGGATCACCTTCGTAATCCAAGTTAATCGCACTGAAACCACTACGTGCTGTTTTTTGAGCTTGATCACCTAATTGAACTTGTGGAAAAAAGCCATCAATCAAAAGCTGTTGCACATCGTTCTGCGTCAAGGTTGCTTTGATGCTGTTATTAAACAGACTGCGACCACGACTAGGCACAACAACGCTCACGTCGCCTAAATCCGCATTGGTTAACAAACGTTCTTTTGCTTCTCGGCAAGCTTGGGTCAAACCGCTAATTTGCCAAGGCTCAAGATTAGTGCCGTTTTGCGCTAGCTGAGCAGCCAAATGGTAAGTCAGCGTCAAATCCATATTGTCGCCGCCAAGAAGAATATGACGACCCACAGCGACACGCTCTAGACCAAGCACTCCATCTTGCTCTACCGCTTGGATTAACGATAAATCTGTTGTACCACCACCCACGTCGACAACCAAAATATGCTCATTGACATCTAGGCTTTCAGCCCAGCTTTGCTGATCACTTAACCAGGCATAAAATGCCGCTAACGGCTCCTCAATCAAACGAGCACGCAAACCGACTTTCTCAGCGGCTTGTTCAGTAATAACACGAGCAGCGGGATCAAATGATGCCGGCACGGTAATAACAAGAGTTTGCTCGGCAATTGGCGCATCAGGGAATTGATGGTCCCATGCACTAACCAAATGCGCTAACAAGGTTTCTGTCACCTGCGCTGGAGACACTTTTTCTACTTCTTCAAGCGCATCCACAGGTAATACCGCTTCATCAGCACTCACGCGAGAATGGCACAACCAGCTTTTAGCACTCTGTACCAATCGACCAGAAGATTTCGCACCCAACTCACGCGCCAGCTGTCCGACAACAAAATCCGCTTTGCCCCAAGGAAGCTGTAAATCGCTCTCTAAAAATTCACCTTGGTGAGGAAAATACACAAAAGAAGGAAGTAAAGGACGAGCATCCACTTGACCTGCCGCGATAAACTGCGGAATCGCCAATTGTTGAATACGCCCTACTTGATCTGATTCGGTTGCCATTTGGCTAGATGGCGAATAATAGACAGCCGAATGCGTGGTACCTAGGTCGATACCAATGAAATATTGACTCATGAGTTATACCTCGATTTCAGCTGGCGCTAGAATATTTAGGCTTTCTGTATTGGTTACTTTTGGCAGACGCGTTTCCGTCACTTTCCAACCAGGATGAATCAGCGTGCCAGAGTATGGGCCATCACCCTCCACTCGACCTTCAAGCTTGATCTGCTTGGAATCGTAACCAGATGGCACTTCTACACGGCTATTTTCCGCGGCGCTATTCACAGCATCTAGAGACACGACATCGATGGTAAAATGTTGCTTCAATACTTTAGAGCAACCAGCGTGAATTTGGCGAGACGCCGCCCCCACATCCGCATCGCTGTAATCATCAATGCTTTCTTGGATGAAATCGATAAAGCGCGCTTCTTGTTGTAACAGTTGTAGTAACTGGTGCGCTCCGTCAGCGTTGACTGTATCCAAAACAGGTGCAGCGACTTCGATTTCACGAATCACTTCCACTTCTTCTGTTATGACTTTAGGCTCGACTTCGAAGGCAAATTGCTCGCCTTGATCAACCGTTTGACAGCGAGCGGCATAGTCGCCGCTCCCCATGTATTTAAAGAACTGACCAAAAGCGCCAAAAAAGCGCGGTATAAATGAAACTGGTTTAATTTTATTCGTCATAATCTACCCGTTTTGCGCAATTTAACCGTTTTGCATTTCTTCAAGCTCTAACCAACGCTCCATGGTTGTTTCAAGCTCTTCTTCTTTATGCGCTAGTTTTGCTAAAGTTTTCTGAACCTTATCCGCATCCTCGGTATAAAACTCTGGCGCGCTAGTGGTGACATGCAACGCGGCGATCTCTTCTTCCAACTTCGCGATGGTCGCAGGCATATTGTCAAATTCGCGCTGCATTTTATAGCTTAGCTTCGCTTTTGGTTTCGCCTGCATAGAGGTTTTTTTATCCTCTTCGACTTTTTTTGCGTCTGCTTTGGCTTTTTCTTTTTTAGTTGGTATGTCGTCAGTTTGCGATGTAGATTCTGTTGGGAATTTACCACCTTGACGAATCCAGTCTTGATATCCACCAACGTATTCTTTCACTCGGCCTTCACCTTCAAAAGCAATTACGCTGGTGACCACGTTATCTAGAAAAGCACGGTCATGGCTTACCAATAACAAGGTGCCATCGTAGCTCATTAGAAGCTCTTCAAGCAGCTCTAAGGTTTCCACATCAAGGTCGTTGGTTGGCTCATCCATGATTAATAGATTGGCTGGGCGAGTGAATAACTTCGCTAGCAATACACGATTTCGCTCACCACCAGACAATGCTTTTACTGGAGTACGGGCGCGCTCAGGCGGGAAAAGGAAATCACCAAGATAGCCAATAACATGTTTGTTCTGACCGTTGATTTCAATAACGTCTTTACCTTCACCAACGTTTTCCGCAACCGTTTGTTCTGGATCTAGTTGCTCACGCAGCTGATCGAAATACGCTACGTTAAGTTTCGTACCTTGACGCACCAATCCGGTTTCAGGCTCAAGATCCCCTAATAGAATTTTAAGGAAGGTACTTTTACCGCAACCATTTGGCCCAATCAGACCGATTCTGTCTCCACGGTTTACCACGAAGTCCATTGGTTGCAGAATCACTTTGTCTTCAAATGAATGACCAACTTGGGTGAATTCAGCTACCAGCTTGCCAGACTTATCTTTGGTCTCAATCGCCATTTTGGCATTGCCTTGGCGATTAATACGTTCAGAACGTTCTTCACGTAAGGCTTTCAAAGCACGAACTCGACCTTCATTACGGGTACGACGTGCTTTAATACCTTGGCGGATCCAGACTTCTTCTTCTGCAAGGCGCTTATCGAACAAGGCGTTTGCACGCTCTTCTTCTTCGAGCATCTTCTCTTTAAAAGCAAGGAAAGCGGTGATGTTGCCGCTGAAGGAAATAAGATTACCGCGATCTAGTTCAATGATACGGTTAGCCAATTTCTCTAGGAAACGACGATCATGGGTAATAAATAAGATCAAACCGCGGAATTGCTGAAGCTGTTGCTCCATCCATTCGATTGTTGGTACATCCAAATGGTTAGTCGGCTCGTCTAGTAGCAAGACATCTGGGTTAGAAATTAGTGCCTGCGCTAAGATAACGCGACGACGCCAACCACCAGACAATTCAGACATCAGCTTATCAGCAGGCAAGGCCAAACGCTGAATCATGTGATTCACACGTTGCTCTAAATCCCAGCCTTGAATTCGATCTAATTCAGTCTGAATATCACTTAATTCATTGGCGTGATCATTCTCGAAATCTTCTAATAACTTGAAGTAGCGAATCATTAACGAATGCGCTTCACCGGCGCCCTCACTGACCACTTCACGAACGGTTTTTTCATTCGCATCAGGCAATTCTTGTGGAAGCTGACCAATAGTCATGCCTCCTTCTAAGCGAACAACGCCTTCATCGGCAACTTGTTCGCCTGAAATGACTTTTAACAGTGTCGATTTACCCGCACCATTGCGACCGATAATTGCAACACGCTCTCCAGCTTCGGCTGAAAAACTGATTTTTGACAGCAGTGGATTATGCCCAAAAGCAACACTGATCTGTTCTAACGACAATAGACTCATATCTATCCATATAAAGTAAAAATTTTGTGGCGGTATAGTATCATCCTTCTAACCGAAGGTTCAGCAAATAGACGAGACTAGCGATTAAAAAGAAACAGTTTTTTGTTGGTTAAAAATATTTTTAGCAACTTTGATCATAAAATGAGGGTGTAATATTGCTATTGTCTGCGCAAGATTTAATCTAAAACGCTTTCTTCCTTATTATTTACGCATATACTAACCCCACATAATGATAATTTTTATATTTCACGGAGTGTCAAATGGAGCTTAAAAGCAAGGTAGGGCCAATAACAGCAGTGGTCGTTGCCGTCGCAACCGTAACTTGGATGATTGCAGGAGGCAATGGAGTTACGGTTAGCCCAACAGGAAAAACCCCAAATGAGAATACTGTTTCTTCACAGTCAACAGAAAGTAAGCTAGCTTACCCAGTTCAAGCCAAAACCCTTATCACCAAAACGATTGAAATGCATTTGCCGTTAAGTGGAAAAACCTTGGCTGATGAAACACTTCAACTTATAAACACATACCCAGGCCGAATTACGAAGCTCCCCGTCGAAAAAGGTCGCTTTATAAAAAAAGGCAGCTCAATCCTGCAAGTTGATACTCGAACCTTAAAAGCACAAATAGAACAAGCTGGGCTACTAATAAAGCAGAAACAACTTGAACTTGATGGCATCAGAAAACTAAATGCAGGCAATTTCACATCGAAAGTCAATTTAGCCCAAGCCGAAACGGATCTAGCCTCGGCAAAAGCGACCAAAGAAGCCCTATTGATTGATTTAGAAAATGCGAATGTAACAGCGCCCTTTTCTGGCATATTGAACACATTGAACGTACAAGAAGGTCAAGTATTAGCGGCTGGCGCGGCTATCGGCACCTTAGTTTCTGTGAATCCAATTAAAGTTAGCGTGAATATTCCACAAAATAAAATCCAGTTTATAAAGCTAGGCACCCAAGGTAATATCCGTCTCGAATCTGGCTATGAAGCACAAGGTTTTGTTTCCTATATCAGTACCACGGCTAACGAATCCAGCCGCACCATCAGTGTCGAGATGCAAGTAGACAATCCAGATAATGCTATTCCTGCAGGTTTAACGGCTGCTGTAGATTTCGTTTTAGATGAACAAAGAGCTCATGCCTTCTCTCCAGCGCTTCTTACCTTAGATGACTCAG from Marinomonas rhizomae harbors:
- a CDS encoding hsp70 family protein — protein: MAQTAFPSTYRVGIDLGTTNCVVSYIPVSNDSNVNAPELLPIPQVMADGSVQEFAYLPSAIYVLASDEVGKIDPVLPWRHHDKERIVGVGALALGQRRAGQLIQSAKSWLSHRQVDRRSAILPWASEFSKKLSPLEASKVLLLHIKQSWNHRFADAPLESQSIALTLPASFDEEARALTLEAAKLAGLQDLYLLEEPQAACYHYISDDEKLAALANKKMLLVVDIGGGTSDFSLVAIKSAPSNSSVSLKRVAVGEHLLLGGDNLDQALAFQLDPKQISALSATRLAALVQQTRQAKETLLGEGAPESLSITVLGGGSRLIGGSQKFDVYRDALLEQIHNGFFPMVNSDDKVQKSDYAMHTLGLPYESDPAFTRHLAAFLQQHKTVIEAATGSPMPDAVLFNGGLFNSPILKSRLLEQLNTWSSEPILACSADEPNDAVAKGAAMYLNALAGESTRIESGVAHSLYLKLGEDQFVGILPKDTLKGEIIRLEQEFFVTLGQQVQFPLYRSDDHIDCVVGSVCDQNGLHYISTLMTELDGSIESQETAVTLSVQMTEVGVLQVVLNANNQKDQWRLDFSTHVGSSQETEQADESGLLHANMGQAEEHLAKCFSSAGQKQNPDLVKSLKQDLDQLLGNRDDWNLATSRRLVDKLLSVKSGRTKSAQHERQWLQLMGYCLRPGFGAADDLARVQQVVNTTKAGAQFDTAPVWGQYWTLYRRIAGGLSVEQQTHLFKQFSQYYSPTGQRSRDKMKALTTKSSDDLIRLVGALEGLSNEDKVTTIDWLLKRLQKTSEPDTAWWTIGRIASRHLLSGKQEQRIAEDKLFPILETVLKEDWKKRKQAGLAAVLMSQVSLGESDKMSAMRKKVANKLKKDKCPAQWLERLESQIEINSDELNALVGESLPLGLRL
- a CDS encoding Hsp70 family protein, whose translation is MSQYFIGIDLGTTHSAVYYSPSSQMATESDQVGRIQQLAIPQFIAAGQVDARPLLPSFVYFPHQGEFLESDLQLPWGKADFVVGQLARELGAKSSGRLVQSAKSWLCHSRVSADEAVLPVDALEEVEKVSPAQVTETLLAHLVSAWDHQFPDAPIAEQTLVITVPASFDPAARVITEQAAEKVGLRARLIEEPLAAFYAWLSDQQSWAESLDVNEHILVVDVGGGTTDLSLIQAVEQDGVLGLERVAVGRHILLGGDNMDLTLTYHLAAQLAQNGTNLEPWQISGLTQACREAKERLLTNADLGDVSVVVPSRGRSLFNNSIKATLTQNDVQQLLIDGFFPQVQLGDQAQKTARSGFSAINLDYEGDPAITRHISEFLAQHDVKPSKVLLNGGVFNASVIRNTLETRLASMLAESLSGRELTVLTPSHLDHAVAKGATYYAQVQAEGGVKVKSGLAANYYIGVASPMPAIPGMAPPVDAICVASFGLEEGSEEQMLPNEFSLVVGESVTFRFFQSKNSNVESVGKVIASFSVPQLNELNPLSVRLDAGHYQAGDMVRVYLTARVTELGLLLLQAHDTQSDLSWTIEFQVRES
- a CDS encoding DUF2760 domain-containing protein — encoded protein: MTNKIKPVSFIPRFFGAFGQFFKYMGSGDYAARCQTVDQGEQFAFEVEPKVITEEVEVIREIEVAAPVLDTVNADGAHQLLQLLQQEARFIDFIQESIDDYSDADVGAASRQIHAGCSKVLKQHFTIDVVSLDAVNSAAENSRVEVPSGYDSKQIKLEGRVEGDGPYSGTLIHPGWKVTETRLPKVTNTESLNILAPAEIEV
- a CDS encoding ATP-binding cassette domain-containing protein, producing the protein MSLLSLEQISVAFGHNPLLSKISFSAEAGERVAIIGRNGAGKSTLLKVISGEQVADEGVVRLEGGMTIGQLPQELPDANEKTVREVVSEGAGEAHSLMIRYFKLLEDFENDHANELSDIQTELDRIQGWDLEQRVNHMIQRLALPADKLMSELSGGWRRRVILAQALISNPDVLLLDEPTNHLDVPTIEWMEQQLQQFRGLILFITHDRRFLEKLANRIIELDRGNLISFSGNITAFLAFKEKMLEEEERANALFDKRLAEEEVWIRQGIKARRTRNEGRVRALKALREERSERINRQGNAKMAIETKDKSGKLVAEFTQVGHSFEDKVILQPMDFVVNRGDRIGLIGPNGCGKSTFLKILLGDLEPETGLVRQGTKLNVAYFDQLREQLDPEQTVAENVGEGKDVIEINGQNKHVIGYLGDFLFPPERARTPVKALSGGERNRVLLAKLFTRPANLLIMDEPTNDLDVETLELLEELLMSYDGTLLLVSHDRAFLDNVVTSVIAFEGEGRVKEYVGGYQDWIRQGGKFPTESTSQTDDIPTKKEKAKADAKKVEEDKKTSMQAKPKAKLSYKMQREFDNMPATIAKLEEEIAALHVTTSAPEFYTEDADKVQKTLAKLAHKEEELETTMERWLELEEMQNG
- a CDS encoding efflux RND transporter periplasmic adaptor subunit — translated: MELKSKVGPITAVVVAVATVTWMIAGGNGVTVSPTGKTPNENTVSSQSTESKLAYPVQAKTLITKTIEMHLPLSGKTLADETLQLINTYPGRITKLPVEKGRFIKKGSSILQVDTRTLKAQIEQAGLLIKQKQLELDGIRKLNAGNFTSKVNLAQAETDLASAKATKEALLIDLENANVTAPFSGILNTLNVQEGQVLAAGAAIGTLVSVNPIKVSVNIPQNKIQFIKLGTQGNIRLESGYEAQGFVSYISTTANESSRTISVEMQVDNPDNAIPAGLTAAVDFVLDEQRAHAFSPALLTLDDSGRTAIKTISIDNTVVVSTVEIIKSERDQVWVRGLPDNVNIITVGQGFVSAGDKVEAHYQN